A genomic segment from Myxococcales bacterium encodes:
- a CDS encoding serine/threonine protein kinase, which translates to MSAPVREGEVLAGKYRVERVLGEGGMGIVVAATHLQLEQRVALKFLLEEALASEEIVHRFRREARAAARIKTEHVARVIDVGELASGAPFMVMEYLEGKDLEDIVNERGPLPVSEAVSYVMQALEAVAEAHAAGIVHRDLKPANLFLARRPDKTAIVKVLDFGISKSLDPTTGALTSTSSILGSPHYMSPEQLSSSKRVDQRTDIWALGTILYQLLTARLAYPGDSMPQIVAAILQNDPEPLSKVRRDVPEALARAVHRCLETETKARFANVGELALALAPFVADAEGHASADSVARLSGTAAHAATFRPPASSAEGATETPRAGAATLLSSSEASSEASSAPSSGPYSSPSSTEPSAEAAPGAGKATAWSAGHATGPKTAVAQSMDARAESPSSSSRSRAVIAVLGVLGGGALAFTLARSTPTTTAGARTAENAPASASPEAPVPSVLAAPPASASASVVTTPSPSAAVALSSASPSSSTPAPVRVGTAAPPARTETRTEPKKPPAPPAASSDKGRLFMELK; encoded by the coding sequence ATGAGCGCCCCCGTGCGTGAGGGCGAGGTCCTCGCCGGCAAGTACCGCGTCGAGCGCGTGCTCGGGGAAGGCGGCATGGGCATCGTCGTCGCGGCGACCCACCTGCAGCTCGAACAGCGCGTCGCGCTGAAGTTTCTCCTCGAGGAGGCGTTGGCCAGCGAAGAGATCGTTCACCGCTTCCGCCGCGAAGCGCGGGCCGCGGCGCGCATCAAGACCGAGCACGTGGCGCGCGTCATTGACGTCGGTGAGCTCGCCTCGGGCGCGCCGTTCATGGTGATGGAGTACCTCGAGGGGAAAGACCTCGAGGACATCGTCAACGAGCGCGGCCCCTTGCCGGTCAGCGAAGCCGTCTCCTACGTCATGCAGGCGCTCGAGGCCGTGGCCGAGGCTCACGCGGCGGGCATCGTGCACCGCGATCTCAAGCCGGCGAACCTCTTCTTGGCGCGTCGCCCCGACAAGACCGCCATCGTCAAGGTGCTCGACTTCGGCATCTCGAAGTCCCTCGATCCAACGACCGGCGCCCTCACCAGCACGAGCTCCATCCTCGGTTCGCCGCACTACATGTCGCCGGAGCAGCTGAGCTCCTCGAAGCGCGTCGACCAACGGACCGACATCTGGGCCCTCGGGACGATCCTCTACCAGCTCCTCACGGCGCGCCTCGCGTACCCCGGCGATTCGATGCCGCAGATCGTCGCAGCGATCCTGCAGAACGATCCCGAGCCGCTCAGCAAGGTGCGTCGCGATGTGCCCGAGGCCCTCGCGCGCGCGGTGCACCGGTGCCTCGAGACCGAGACGAAGGCGCGCTTCGCCAATGTCGGCGAGCTCGCACTCGCGCTCGCCCCGTTCGTCGCCGACGCCGAGGGGCACGCCTCTGCCGACTCGGTCGCGCGCCTCTCCGGCACCGCCGCTCACGCGGCCACCTTTCGTCCGCCCGCCAGCAGCGCCGAGGGAGCGACGGAGACGCCGCGTGCCGGTGCGGCGACGCTGCTCTCTTCGTCAGAGGCTTCGTCAGAGGCTTCGTCCGCTCCTTCGTCGGGGCCTTACTCGTCGCCGTCGTCAACGGAGCCGTCGGCGGAGGCCGCGCCGGGCGCCGGCAAGGCGACGGCATGGTCTGCTGGCCACGCGACGGGCCCGAAGACTGCGGTGGCCCAGTCGATGGACGCGCGCGCCGAGAGCCCGTCGTCGTCGTCGCGCTCTCGGGCTGTGATCGCCGTCCTCGGGGTCCTCGGCGGCGGCGCCCTCGCGTTCACGCTCGCGCGGAGTACCCCGACCACGACGGCGGGCGCGCGCACCGCGGAGAATGCGCCGGCGTCGGCTTCGCCGGAGGCCCCGGTGCCGTCCGTCCTTGCCGCACCACCCGCGTCGGCGTCGGCGTCCGTCGTGACGACCCCTTCGCCGAGCGCCGCCGTCGCGCTTTCTTCTGCGTCGCCGTCTTCGTCTACGCCGGCCCCCGTGCGCGTCGGCACCGCGGCACCGCCTGCACGAACAGAAACGCGAACGGAACCCAAGAAGCCGCCGGCACCACCGGCTGCCTCGAGTGACAAAGGTCGCCTCTTTATGGAGCTGAAATGA
- a CDS encoding DUF1588 domain-containing protein: MHVPLRSSLALASLVGTVALAAACAEDELLAGRAFGGAPGPGVKWTGGPGEPGAPTTAAVGARRLTKAEYAATLRTLIAPEAPVALEQLAVDEGVPFDNDIALQHASGVLVEGADAIAEAVAAWVMTQPAVKARLYGCQPTGAKDAACFRTFVERFGRRAFRRPLTEAEITSLLPLHAASVEDNAFDSGAALALRAMLSHPSLLYRFEAGASVDAAGEVTLTAFEIAARLSFLLQGTTPDDALLDAAAKGELEELAPRTAAAERLLGTPEAKAHLQRFHAMWLGYSRLTESEALARSMRAESDALVGATLFEGSRDYAELFRSPKTWLDGALATHYGLPAPSAAGGAWVETKAPERRGILSHGAVLSYGSKNGDTSPTRRGIFIRTRLMCQAIPPPPPTVNADQGPKGATPNACKTDRYKEHASGSCAGCHQSIDPVGFGLERYDALGRYRTHDDGRPECAVSGQGELSGASGGGAFQGPAALGELVLNSGKFEECVAEKLYTFALGRELRPEDFAMIKKIGPAFAGDGRHFVTLVRELVSDYTFTHRREEK; this comes from the coding sequence ATGCACGTGCCTCTTCGCTCCTCGCTCGCCCTCGCGTCTCTCGTGGGAACCGTGGCCCTCGCGGCCGCTTGCGCCGAGGACGAGCTCCTCGCGGGTCGCGCCTTCGGCGGGGCGCCGGGCCCGGGCGTCAAGTGGACCGGTGGCCCTGGCGAGCCGGGGGCGCCGACGACGGCGGCCGTTGGCGCCCGTCGCCTGACGAAGGCCGAATACGCGGCGACCCTTCGGACGCTGATCGCCCCCGAGGCGCCCGTGGCCCTCGAGCAACTCGCCGTGGACGAGGGTGTGCCCTTCGACAACGACATCGCGTTGCAGCACGCGAGCGGCGTGCTCGTCGAGGGCGCTGACGCCATCGCCGAAGCCGTGGCGGCGTGGGTCATGACCCAGCCGGCGGTCAAGGCGCGCCTCTACGGGTGTCAGCCGACGGGCGCCAAAGACGCCGCCTGCTTCCGCACCTTCGTCGAGCGCTTCGGTCGTCGCGCCTTTCGCCGGCCGCTCACGGAAGCCGAGATCACTTCGCTCCTTCCACTCCACGCGGCGAGCGTGGAAGACAACGCCTTCGACAGCGGCGCGGCGCTCGCGCTTCGCGCCATGCTCTCCCATCCGTCGCTCCTCTATCGCTTCGAAGCCGGCGCGAGCGTGGACGCAGCCGGTGAGGTCACGCTCACGGCCTTCGAGATCGCCGCGCGCCTCTCGTTTCTCTTGCAGGGCACGACGCCCGACGACGCGCTCCTCGACGCCGCCGCGAAGGGCGAGTTGGAAGAGCTCGCGCCGCGCACGGCGGCCGCCGAGCGACTCCTCGGGACGCCGGAGGCGAAGGCGCACCTCCAGCGGTTCCACGCCATGTGGCTCGGCTACAGCCGCCTCACGGAGAGCGAAGCGCTTGCGCGTTCGATGCGCGCTGAGTCGGACGCGCTGGTCGGTGCCACGCTCTTCGAAGGTAGCCGCGACTACGCAGAGCTGTTTCGAAGCCCCAAGACGTGGCTCGACGGGGCCCTCGCCACGCACTACGGACTCCCCGCGCCGTCGGCTGCAGGGGGCGCGTGGGTCGAAACGAAGGCACCCGAGCGACGCGGGATTCTCTCGCACGGGGCTGTGCTCTCCTACGGCAGCAAGAACGGCGACACGAGCCCGACGCGCCGCGGAATCTTCATTCGCACGCGCCTCATGTGCCAAGCGATTCCGCCGCCGCCGCCGACGGTGAACGCGGACCAAGGGCCGAAGGGAGCGACGCCCAACGCGTGCAAGACTGACCGCTACAAGGAGCACGCGTCGGGGAGCTGCGCCGGGTGTCACCAATCCATCGACCCCGTCGGGTTCGGTCTCGAGCGCTACGACGCCCTCGGGCGCTACCGGACCCACGACGACGGTCGCCCCGAGTGCGCCGTCTCCGGGCAAGGCGAGCTGTCGGGCGCGAGCGGAGGCGGAGCGTTTCAGGGCCCCGCCGCGCTCGGCGAGTTGGTCCTCAACTCGGGCAAGTTCGAAGAGTGCGTCGCCGAGAAGCTCTACACGTTCGCGCTGGGGCGCGAGCTTAGGCCCGAGGACTTCGCCATGATCAAGAAGATCGGCCCCGCCTTCGCAGGCGATGGGCGCCACTTCGTCACGCTCGTTCGCGAGCTCGTCAGCGACTACACGTTCACGCACCGTCGGGAGGAGAAGTGA
- a CDS encoding sigma 54-interacting transcriptional regulator — MRDRGPMSEHTSTMAGKDADDDSASRAREPGLVLAYAAAPLASPRSFVLAGRIHVVGREPGPGGLVLAQPAVSRHHASFRVTREAVFVKDEGSRNGTWVNGERLAGDRPLSAGDDVRIGDAILVFVDDDAALHGQYRLDGSCDTAAMPITIPDAVGGLSMARLSMEVAAAARSGVSVLVLGETGVGKELVARAVHEHSRRKGSLAAVNCAALSPQLVESELFGYERGAFTGAVRQHDGLVRSADGGTLFLDEVGDLPLEAQAKLLRVLEAREVLPVGATRPVAVDVRVVCATHKDLPALVREQRFRADLYSRIAGYTIFVPPLRERKEDIALLVRALTSGLAVSFPFMAKLVRHDWPFNVRELVSVVQRAASLSQDGELRVAHLPKDFGVALAPRVPGAPGATPAAGHAKPAAPSAEALAALLSRHSGNVAAVARELERDPTQLYRWLKKFGLDPNSFR; from the coding sequence ATGCGCGATCGCGGCCCAATGTCCGAGCACACGAGCACCATGGCGGGCAAAGACGCCGACGACGACAGCGCGAGCCGCGCCCGCGAGCCTGGCCTCGTGCTCGCTTATGCGGCGGCGCCCTTGGCCTCTCCGCGCTCGTTTGTCTTGGCGGGCCGCATTCACGTCGTGGGCCGCGAGCCCGGTCCCGGGGGCCTTGTGCTCGCGCAGCCGGCTGTGTCGCGCCATCACGCGTCGTTTCGCGTGACGCGCGAGGCGGTCTTCGTCAAGGACGAGGGCAGCCGCAACGGCACCTGGGTGAACGGCGAGCGATTGGCTGGCGACAGGCCGCTCTCGGCGGGTGACGACGTCCGCATCGGCGACGCGATCTTGGTCTTCGTCGACGACGACGCCGCGCTTCACGGTCAGTACCGACTCGACGGCTCGTGCGACACCGCCGCGATGCCCATCACGATCCCCGACGCCGTGGGCGGGCTTTCGATGGCGCGCTTGTCGATGGAAGTTGCCGCCGCGGCCCGCTCCGGCGTCTCGGTCCTGGTGCTCGGCGAGACGGGCGTGGGGAAGGAGCTCGTCGCGCGAGCCGTGCACGAGCACTCGCGCCGCAAAGGCTCGCTGGCCGCCGTGAACTGCGCCGCCCTCTCGCCGCAGCTCGTGGAGAGCGAGCTCTTTGGCTATGAGCGAGGCGCCTTCACCGGCGCCGTGCGGCAACACGACGGCCTCGTGCGAAGCGCCGATGGCGGCACCTTGTTTCTCGACGAGGTCGGTGATCTCCCCCTCGAAGCGCAGGCCAAGCTGCTGCGGGTCTTGGAGGCCCGCGAGGTCTTGCCCGTCGGCGCCACGCGACCCGTCGCCGTCGACGTGCGAGTCGTCTGCGCGACGCACAAGGATTTGCCGGCGCTCGTTCGCGAGCAGCGCTTCCGCGCCGATCTCTACTCGCGCATCGCCGGCTACACGATCTTCGTCCCGCCGCTCAGGGAGCGGAAGGAAGACATCGCTCTCTTGGTGCGCGCGCTCACGAGCGGCCTCGCGGTGAGCTTTCCCTTTATGGCGAAGCTCGTCCGCCACGATTGGCCGTTCAACGTTCGCGAGCTCGTCAGCGTCGTTCAGCGGGCCGCGAGCCTGAGCCAAGACGGTGAGCTCCGCGTCGCCCATCTGCCCAAGGACTTTGGCGTCGCTCTAGCGCCTCGGGTGCCGGGCGCGCCGGGCGCGACCCCCGCCGCGGGACACGCGAAGCCGGCGGCGCCGAGCGCGGAAGCGTTGGCGGCGCTCCTTTCGCGGCACAGCGGAAACGTGGCCGCCGTGGCCCGCGAGCTCGAGCGCGATCCGACGCAGCTCTACCGATGGCTGAAGAAGTTTGGACTCGACCCCAACAGCTTCCGTTGA
- a CDS encoding serine/threonine protein kinase encodes MAEWIGRYRVFEQIASGGTATVHLARMAGPHGFSRALAAKRLHPQLATDSELALMLLDEARLTSRIRSPFVVSTVDVVAQGQELLIVMEYVLGESLAGILRPAGSAVTRESRGVAPDVAAAVMVNVLSGLHAAHELKNDVGESIGLVHRDVSPQNILVGADGVARVLDFGIAKAMGRSQTTREGTIKGKLAYMSPEQMRGMEVDRRTDIFAASIVFWELLTGERLFGGTDEQSTIGKLLMAEIPAPSTVRPELGRTVDELVMKGLSRDPSERYETALAMASAIEQGMPVASTSRVATWLDELIHDDLARRRERLRVVEQLEDDDTTPPPMNAPMNALLGEQTGSAQSLSVDSWSQPRARLPARRRVVFSLAFAAALAIGAGAFVVSTRPDAVASPVGSATAAPTTSAEASGENGAEAAPTAKGAAPLPLAGEPSTAEPPAPPPAKVRTTKPAPAKPDCKNPYTFDEQGRKRYRRECLKP; translated from the coding sequence ATGGCCGAGTGGATCGGGCGCTACCGAGTCTTCGAACAGATTGCCTCGGGCGGAACGGCGACGGTGCATCTCGCGCGCATGGCCGGGCCGCACGGCTTTTCGAGGGCCCTCGCCGCCAAGCGACTCCACCCGCAGCTCGCGACCGACTCGGAGCTCGCGCTGATGCTCCTCGACGAGGCGAGGCTGACGAGCCGCATCCGAAGCCCCTTCGTCGTGTCCACCGTCGACGTGGTGGCGCAAGGTCAGGAGCTGCTCATCGTGATGGAGTACGTGCTGGGCGAGTCGCTCGCGGGCATCCTGCGGCCCGCCGGCAGCGCGGTCACCCGTGAATCGAGGGGCGTGGCGCCCGACGTCGCCGCCGCTGTCATGGTCAACGTCTTGTCGGGCCTTCACGCGGCCCACGAGCTCAAGAACGACGTCGGCGAGAGCATCGGCCTCGTGCATCGCGACGTGTCGCCGCAGAACATCCTCGTCGGCGCCGACGGCGTCGCTCGCGTCCTCGACTTTGGCATCGCCAAGGCGATGGGGCGTTCGCAGACGACGCGCGAAGGGACCATCAAGGGCAAGCTCGCGTACATGTCTCCGGAGCAGATGCGCGGCATGGAGGTCGACCGCCGCACCGACATCTTCGCGGCGTCGATCGTCTTTTGGGAGCTCTTGACGGGCGAGCGCCTCTTCGGGGGCACCGACGAGCAGAGCACCATCGGCAAGCTCCTCATGGCAGAAATTCCCGCGCCATCGACGGTGCGGCCGGAGCTGGGCCGAACCGTCGACGAGCTCGTGATGAAGGGCCTCTCAAGAGACCCCAGCGAACGCTACGAGACCGCGCTCGCGATGGCATCGGCCATCGAACAGGGCATGCCGGTGGCGTCCACGTCGCGGGTCGCCACGTGGCTCGACGAGCTCATCCACGACGACTTGGCGAGGAGGCGCGAGCGCTTGCGTGTCGTCGAACAGCTCGAGGACGACGACACGACGCCCCCGCCCATGAACGCGCCGATGAACGCGCTGCTCGGCGAACAGACGGGCTCGGCGCAGAGCTTGTCGGTCGACTCGTGGAGCCAGCCACGCGCTCGGCTCCCAGCGCGGCGTCGCGTCGTCTTTTCTTTGGCGTTCGCGGCGGCGTTGGCCATCGGCGCCGGCGCCTTCGTCGTGTCGACGCGACCGGACGCTGTGGCATCGCCCGTCGGTTCAGCGACAGCAGCACCCACGACCTCGGCCGAGGCCTCCGGCGAAAACGGTGCGGAAGCCGCGCCGACCGCGAAGGGCGCTGCTCCCCTACCGTTGGCTGGCGAACCGAGCACGGCAGAGCCGCCCGCCCCACCGCCTGCCAAGGTCAGGACAACAAAGCCGGCGCCTGCGAAACCCGACTGCAAGAACCCCTACACGTTCGACGAGCAAGGGCGGAAGCGCTACCGCCGCGAGTGCCTCAAACCATGA
- a CDS encoding PEGA domain-containing protein, protein MSTRIGSSRFVTAAPRWCLVVALAAATLLGAAPSEAQRRRRPRPVTPTAPVPVVAPVAPVAPQRPTLAESLSGDARADYDSGRELFRDGDFAGALVKFESAHKKSADARLLWNMAACEKNLRHYAKVLELVRRYLAEGGDKLDDKDRAEATDLLRTVEPLTTKLRVNVNVPGAEVAIDDVVVGTSPMTEPVIVDIGMRRVRVRKDDHKEFTTQMPVGGSAEVALVASLVPIVHEGKLSVTAKDGQSIYVDGKLVGTGRWDGVVKSGGHQIRVIAPGMRPFQSEIVVQDEQARTVPVTLEKEPEAPSKVPAWVWIGGGVLLAAGATVGAVVIFRPEDRTEPAPIGNLAPGNVQASVRFR, encoded by the coding sequence ATGAGCACGCGCATCGGGTCTTCGCGTTTCGTCACCGCCGCGCCGCGCTGGTGCTTGGTCGTCGCCCTCGCCGCGGCCACACTTCTCGGCGCAGCGCCCTCCGAGGCGCAACGTCGACGCCGCCCTCGGCCCGTCACACCGACCGCACCCGTGCCCGTCGTCGCTCCGGTCGCACCAGTGGCGCCCCAGCGGCCGACCTTGGCCGAATCCCTCAGCGGCGATGCGCGCGCCGACTACGACTCGGGTCGCGAGCTGTTCCGCGACGGCGATTTTGCCGGCGCCCTCGTGAAGTTCGAGAGCGCGCACAAGAAGTCCGCTGACGCGCGCCTCCTCTGGAACATGGCGGCTTGCGAGAAGAACCTTCGCCACTACGCCAAGGTGCTCGAGCTCGTGCGCCGGTACCTCGCCGAGGGCGGCGACAAGCTCGACGACAAGGATCGCGCGGAGGCCACCGACCTTCTTCGCACCGTCGAGCCGCTCACCACGAAGCTTCGCGTCAACGTCAACGTGCCCGGGGCCGAGGTGGCCATTGACGACGTCGTGGTCGGCACGTCGCCCATGACGGAGCCCGTGATCGTCGACATCGGGATGCGTCGCGTGCGCGTTCGCAAAGACGACCACAAGGAGTTCACGACGCAGATGCCTGTGGGCGGGAGCGCGGAGGTCGCCCTCGTCGCCTCGCTCGTGCCGATCGTGCACGAAGGGAAGTTGTCGGTCACGGCCAAGGACGGGCAATCGATCTACGTCGACGGAAAACTCGTGGGCACGGGCCGCTGGGACGGCGTCGTCAAGAGCGGCGGCCACCAGATTCGCGTCATCGCTCCGGGCATGAGGCCGTTTCAGTCAGAAATCGTGGTGCAAGACGAGCAGGCCCGGACCGTTCCGGTGACCCTCGAGAAGGAGCCGGAAGCGCCCTCGAAGGTTCCCGCCTGGGTTTGGATCGGCGGCGGCGTGCTCCTCGCGGCCGGTGCCACCGTGGGCGCCGTCGTCATCTTTCGCCCCGAGGATCGCACCGAACCGGCTCCCATCGGAAACCTGGCGCCGGGCAACGTGCAGGCGTCGGTCCGCTTCCGATAA
- a CDS encoding DUF1552 domain-containing protein: MKKLELSRRAVLRGVGGFALALPALDVMLDAKPAYAQGAPVKRYVVMTSGQSTGQDSGQNVAPSLYVPATVGALKAAELRPAVAGLADIVDQFSIVSGLQIPSLGLDGYGSVPVAGKVQATHDSTLSPLLAGKAHSNGSYGANGATSDYLVAQQLGASSVYKQLVYRVQLDEFNGHYAEISYAAANKPVNNSVADPALAWQSLFGSFVPPAPPAGGGGGGGGGGGTPVGGGGPSAADLALQQKNLRRRSVLDAVMNSAKELSGRLGAADRRRLSDHLDQVRALEQRVALLSGAALPTMPSSPSSPSAPPPMTSTLSCSKPTQPGAFTKGANYNDEIKRGELLVDLITMAFACDLTRVASLLISFSMPMFRLPAHAIDVHEEGHSGSAADFLLSHKWHVGLFGRLVRNLKALPEGNGTVLDNTAVVFALEAGHGRDGQQGEGNYFAAHSTDNMVMLIGGGGGGKLRKGQHIRPAASGTHPNGSAKPRHPASVLISCMNAVGVPATTLGDVSGNVPELLL; encoded by the coding sequence ATGAAGAAGCTTGAGCTCAGTCGCAGGGCCGTCCTCCGCGGAGTCGGCGGCTTCGCCTTGGCGCTTCCCGCGCTCGACGTCATGCTCGACGCGAAGCCCGCCTACGCCCAAGGCGCACCGGTGAAGCGTTACGTTGTGATGACCTCGGGTCAGTCGACGGGGCAAGACTCGGGGCAGAACGTGGCGCCCAGCCTCTACGTGCCGGCGACCGTCGGCGCGCTCAAGGCCGCCGAGCTTCGGCCCGCCGTCGCCGGTCTCGCGGACATCGTCGATCAGTTCAGCATCGTGTCGGGCCTCCAGATTCCGTCGCTGGGGCTCGATGGCTACGGCTCGGTGCCCGTTGCGGGTAAGGTACAGGCAACCCACGACAGCACGCTCAGCCCGCTCTTGGCGGGCAAGGCGCACTCCAATGGCTCCTACGGCGCGAACGGCGCGACGTCCGACTATCTCGTGGCGCAGCAGCTCGGCGCGTCGAGCGTCTACAAGCAGCTCGTCTACCGCGTGCAGCTCGACGAGTTCAACGGCCACTACGCGGAGATCTCCTACGCCGCCGCGAACAAGCCCGTAAACAACTCGGTCGCCGATCCGGCGCTCGCTTGGCAGTCGCTCTTCGGCTCCTTCGTGCCGCCGGCGCCGCCCGCCGGAGGCGGCGGTGGTGGAGGTGGCGGCGGAGGGACGCCGGTAGGCGGTGGCGGCCCTTCCGCCGCCGACCTCGCCCTCCAGCAAAAGAACCTCCGTCGACGTAGCGTCCTCGACGCCGTCATGAACAGCGCCAAGGAGCTCTCGGGGCGCCTCGGCGCCGCGGACCGGCGTCGGTTGAGCGATCACCTCGATCAGGTGCGCGCCCTCGAACAGCGCGTGGCGCTCCTCTCGGGAGCCGCGTTGCCCACGATGCCGTCTTCGCCCTCGTCTCCGTCGGCGCCGCCTCCCATGACCTCCACGCTCTCGTGCTCGAAGCCGACGCAACCTGGCGCATTCACCAAGGGGGCCAACTACAACGACGAGATCAAGCGCGGCGAGCTGCTCGTCGACCTGATCACGATGGCCTTCGCGTGCGATCTCACCCGCGTCGCCTCGCTGCTCATCTCCTTCAGCATGCCCATGTTCCGTCTCCCGGCGCATGCCATCGATGTCCACGAGGAGGGCCACAGCGGCTCGGCGGCCGACTTCCTCTTGTCGCACAAGTGGCACGTGGGTCTGTTCGGACGGTTGGTCCGAAACCTGAAGGCGCTCCCGGAAGGCAACGGCACCGTGCTCGACAACACGGCGGTGGTGTTTGCCCTTGAAGCGGGCCACGGCCGTGACGGGCAACAAGGCGAAGGCAACTACTTCGCGGCGCACTCGACCGACAACATGGTCATGCTCATCGGAGGCGGCGGTGGCGGCAAGCTGCGCAAGGGGCAACACATCCGGCCCGCCGCGAGCGGGACGCACCCCAACGGCAGCGCCAAGCCCCGCCATCCTGCGAGCGTGCTCATCTCGTGCATGAACGCCGTGGGCGTGCCGGCGACGACGCTCGGCGACGTGAGCGGCAACGTGCCGGAGCTCTTGCTCTAA
- a CDS encoding LamG domain-containing protein: protein MGAWRHLLRITPALALSACSLLDWDQLERPRAGAQSTLADAGAGGDATPLNVEGGVGATEADGGVNAYAQAVLEDGPEAYLRFDDDAASGTVRDATGRHAGSYPGTMVRDLEGAVGRAVGVSGKAANLALIGAISGAGNAPFTVECWGYLENGQTGFTVKLGEEIDLIIGDVSTAKPGVLISRHCCGYWDHPATVDVPTGRWVHLAGTYDGLKLTMFVDGVGVDWVSSPGALTGSQWTPALALYAGARIDELAFYTKALSEERVVAHCKAAGKCQ from the coding sequence ATGGGCGCGTGGCGGCATCTCCTGCGGATCACGCCCGCGCTCGCGTTGTCGGCGTGCTCGCTCCTTGACTGGGACCAACTCGAGCGTCCCCGCGCCGGCGCACAGTCGACGCTGGCGGACGCGGGCGCCGGCGGCGACGCGACCCCTCTCAACGTCGAAGGAGGCGTGGGCGCGACCGAGGCCGACGGCGGCGTCAACGCCTACGCTCAAGCGGTGCTCGAAGACGGACCGGAGGCTTACCTTCGTTTCGACGACGACGCCGCGTCCGGGACGGTGCGCGATGCCACGGGGCGCCACGCGGGCTCGTACCCGGGGACCATGGTTCGCGACCTGGAGGGGGCCGTGGGCCGCGCCGTTGGCGTCAGCGGAAAGGCGGCCAACTTGGCCCTGATCGGAGCGATCTCCGGCGCCGGCAACGCGCCCTTCACGGTCGAGTGTTGGGGCTATCTCGAGAACGGGCAGACCGGCTTCACGGTGAAGCTAGGCGAAGAGATCGATCTCATCATTGGTGATGTGTCGACGGCGAAGCCCGGGGTTCTGATCTCCCGCCACTGTTGCGGCTATTGGGATCACCCGGCGACCGTCGATGTGCCCACCGGACGATGGGTGCATCTTGCAGGTACCTACGACGGCTTGAAGCTCACCATGTTCGTCGACGGCGTGGGGGTTGACTGGGTGAGCTCGCCGGGGGCGCTGACGGGGAGCCAGTGGACGCCGGCCTTGGCTCTGTACGCCGGCGCCCGCATCGACGAGCTCGCGTTCTACACCAAGGCGCTCTCGGAAGAGCGCGTGGTCGCCCATTGCAAGGCCGCTGGAAAGTGCCAATGA